The following coding sequences are from one Natrinema sp. CBA1119 window:
- a CDS encoding sulfite exporter TauE/SafE family protein has product MDPFTLLGIDVLLFLAIGILAGAHCIGMCGPLVTIYASQMDDGTSNNGRESHLTTYEVRQHALFNIGRTLSYTLLGAVFGALGSMLFVTTASFSSIVEFVRGGVGLVIGGLVMIIGIYYLLGRTTGGIHLPGLERISSWLATRVDRLANGPGIVGLGAVHGLLPCPILYPAFLYAFAIGSPAGGALALGALGLGTIPAVFAYGTVIDAVDVVHRQRVHRLLGVAFVVLGYVLLAHGMMSLGIHLPHPGLPFYDGLETASVNAN; this is encoded by the coding sequence ATGGATCCATTTACACTCCTTGGCATTGACGTGCTATTGTTTCTCGCGATCGGTATCCTCGCTGGAGCACACTGTATCGGAATGTGTGGCCCACTCGTCACCATTTATGCAAGCCAGATGGATGATGGCACATCAAACAACGGTCGGGAAAGTCATCTTACAACATATGAGGTACGTCAACATGCACTGTTCAATATCGGGCGAACGTTGAGTTACACTCTTCTTGGCGCAGTGTTTGGCGCACTTGGTAGTATGTTGTTCGTGACGACCGCTTCGTTCTCGTCTATTGTTGAGTTCGTCCGCGGCGGTGTCGGTCTCGTCATCGGTGGTCTCGTCATGATCATTGGGATATATTATTTACTGGGCAGAACAACCGGTGGTATTCACTTGCCTGGACTTGAGCGCATATCGAGCTGGCTTGCGACACGGGTTGATCGTCTTGCGAACGGTCCGGGTATTGTCGGACTCGGTGCTGTTCATGGACTGCTACCATGCCCAATCCTGTATCCAGCGTTTCTGTACGCGTTTGCAATTGGCTCACCTGCCGGCGGCGCACTTGCACTTGGCGCACTTGGACTCGGAACAATTCCTGCCGTCTTCGCATATGGAACTGTCATCGACGCCGTCGACGTGGTTCACCGCCAACGAGTGCATCGACTGCTTGGAGTTGCGTTCGTCGTCCTCGGATATGTCCTGCTTGCCCATGGAATGATGAGCCTAGGTATCCACCTGCCACACCCTGGATTACCGTTTTATGACGGACTTGAGACAGCAAGTGTGAATGCCAACTAG